The bacterium genomic interval GCGCCGGTGGCGCTGACCCCGCGCGGGCGCCAGCTCGTGTGTCCCGCGTGCGGCGTGGTCTTCCGCGACTGAGGGACGATGCGTCGAGGGCGGATCGAACTGCCCAAGGTCGAGAGGCGGCGGCGGGGCCAGTGGTCGCGCGTCGCGCTCGTCGTCGGCTCGGCGGCGCTGACCTTCGCCCTCGCCCGGATCCAGATCCTGGCCCGGGACGAGTACGCGCTCATCGCCAAGGAGAACCGCGTCCGGCCGATCGTCGTCCCGGCACCGCGGGGCACGATCTACGACCGGCACGGGCAGGTGGTGGCGGAGAACACGGTCGGCTACCGGGTGCTCCTCATGCCCGCGCCGATGGACTCGATGCTGGCGCAACTGGCGCGGCTGCGGCCCATCCTGGGCCTGACGGACCGGGAGATCGCCCTGGCCATCGCCCGCTACCGCCGGGAGCCGCACCTGCCGATGCAGGTGACGGCCAACGCATCGCCCGGCGGCGTGGCACGGCTCCAGGAGCGCCGCTTCCTGTTCCCCGGTGTGCTGATCCATCAGTATCCGCGCCGCCATTACCCGGCGGGCGAGGCGGTGGCGCACCTGGCCGGCTACGTGGCCGAGATCAGCAGCGCGGAGCTGGAGCTGCCCGAGTTCGCCGGGTATCGCCAGGGCCGCTGGATCGGGAAGGCCGGGCTCGAGCGGGCGTACGAACGCGTCCTGGGCGGCGAGCCGGGTGTCCGGTACCTGGAGGTGGACGCCCTGGGGCGCATCCTGCGCTGGTTGCCGGAGGAGAGCGGGCTCCCTCCGATCCCGGGGCGTGACATCACGCTGTACCTCGACCTGGATCTCCAGCGCTACGTCGCGGAGATCTTCCCGAAGGGCATGCGGGGCGCGTTCGTCGCGCTGGACCCGCAGACCGGCGGGGTGCTCGCCCTCTACAGCACGCCGTCCTTCGACCCCAACCTGTTCGTGGGCGGCATCGACCCGGAGATCTGGGAGCAGCTCAACAACGACCCGGGCAAGCCGCTCCTGGACCGTGCCACGGGCGCAGCGCAGCCGCCGGGCTCGACCTTCAAGCTGGCCACGGCGGCGGTGGCCATGGACCTCGGCGTCCTGAAGCCGAACGACGTGATGCCGATCCCGTGTACCGGCGGCATGCGCTACGAGCGGCGCTACGCGCGCTGCTGGTACGGCCGGGGGCACGGCTCACAGAACCTGATCGGCGCGATCAAGCATTCCTGCAACGTCTACTTCTACCAGGTCGGCATCCGGATCGGGCTGAAGCGCTTCCTGGAGATGGGGAGCCGGATCGGCATCGGCGGCCCGACGGGCATCGACCTGCCCGGCGAGATCGCCTCGACCTTCCCGACCAGCACCGACGACTGGCAGCGCCGGTTCGGTTACCGTCCGTACGACAACGAGATCATGTCCCTGGCGATCGGCCAGGGGATGGTCACCCTCTCGCCGATCCGGCTGGCCCAGCTCTACGTCGCCGTGGCGCGCCCCGACGGCCGGGCACCCGTCCCGCGGCTCGCGCAGCTCGAGACGCCGCCGCCCATCGGCCTCGACCTCCGCATCCCGCCGGAGGGGATCGCCGCGTTCCGCAAGGGACTCCGCCGCGTCCTCGGCCCGGGCGGCACCGCGCACCTCAGCCGTCTACCCGGCTGGGACTTCATGGGCAAGACCGGCACGGCGCAGAACCCGCACGGCCCGGATCACGCCTGGTTCGTCGGCCTGGGCGGCCCGGTGGGCAAGGCCCCGGAGATCGTCGCCGTGATGATGCTCGAGCACGGGGAGCACGGCTATGCGGCGTCGGGGTACGTGGCGAACGCGGTGAACTTTTTTCTCAGCCGGAAGTATGGCTTGCCGTTCGAGCGCTATCCCACGCCGCGGGAACGTTTGAAGCACGACCTCCCCGTGGACTGGGCGTGGCTCTTCTCCGAGGTCGAAGACCCGCCCGAGGCACAGCCCTGAGCCCGGCGCCCGGGTCGCCGGCCGGGGCGTGACGCGCCGCGCTGGCACGTTATTTTCCCCCAGAGGGCCGTACCGCCTGATCCCTTCCCCCGGAAGAGGGAAGCGACCATGTCCTACCAGCCTGTCGTTCGGGTCCTCTGTCTCGCCGTCGTCGCCGTGGGCGCCGCGGTGCTGGAAGGCCAGGGTACCCCGCGACCGGACGCCGACGCGGGCCGCAGAGAGGCGGCCCCGGTCCGGCTCATCGTCCAGAACCGGTCCTACTCGACGTTCCGGGTGTTCATGCGCGAGCAAGGGGGGCGGGAGCGGTCGCTCGGCCAGGCGCCGCCGGAGTTCACCAACACGTTGTTCATCTCGGAGCCGGTGCCCGCGGGGCCGGTGCGCTTCGTGGCCCGGCTGCCCGGCGAGTCCGAGGACGTGCACACGTCCGCGGAGATCCGCGTGACACCTGGCAGCCGGGTGACTTGGCGACTGCCGGACAACGTGTTGGAGCGTTAGGGGACTAGACGCTCTTGCCTTCGCGACGGCGGGACGGACGCCCCGGACGGGTGCCCGGCGCATCGTCGCCGCTCTCGAGCCGCGCGAGCACCCGTCGGGCGATGATCGTCGCCCTGGGCTCCCGGGGCTCCATGGCATCCAGGTAGATGTCGAGGAGCCGGTCGAGCGGGATCTGGTCGCCGACCGCTTCGAAGACGTCCAAGACGTTTTCGACGTGCGTCTCGATCAGAGCCTCTTCCGCCCGGGCGAGTGCGATGAGGAGCCGTTTCCGTCCGGCATCGTCACGCCGCCGCCAGCGCCGCAGCCAACCCAGCACACACGCCTCCGTTGCGGTCCAGGGTCCAGCGCGCGGATCGGCGCCGCCGTCTCCGCGCGGGTCGGAAGATGCTGGCGGGCGATGGGTGCGGCAACCCGCGGGCGGGCGCCCCGCCGCGGCTGGTCGTCGCATCGCCACGGGGGTGGTCGCGGGTCGTCGGACCCATTAGATTGGGGGCGCCGTTCCCGGGCATTCTCGCTCTCCCCCGAATCACCGGTTCTGGGCCTCGACGCAGGCAGGAGGCGCT includes:
- the mrdA gene encoding penicillin-binding protein 2, with the protein product MRRGRIELPKVERRRRGQWSRVALVVGSAALTFALARIQILARDEYALIAKENRVRPIVVPAPRGTIYDRHGQVVAENTVGYRVLLMPAPMDSMLAQLARLRPILGLTDREIALAIARYRREPHLPMQVTANASPGGVARLQERRFLFPGVLIHQYPRRHYPAGEAVAHLAGYVAEISSAELELPEFAGYRQGRWIGKAGLERAYERVLGGEPGVRYLEVDALGRILRWLPEESGLPPIPGRDITLYLDLDLQRYVAEIFPKGMRGAFVALDPQTGGVLALYSTPSFDPNLFVGGIDPEIWEQLNNDPGKPLLDRATGAAQPPGSTFKLATAAVAMDLGVLKPNDVMPIPCTGGMRYERRYARCWYGRGHGSQNLIGAIKHSCNVYFYQVGIRIGLKRFLEMGSRIGIGGPTGIDLPGEIASTFPTSTDDWQRRFGYRPYDNEIMSLAIGQGMVTLSPIRLAQLYVAVARPDGRAPVPRLAQLETPPPIGLDLRIPPEGIAAFRKGLRRVLGPGGTAHLSRLPGWDFMGKTGTAQNPHGPDHAWFVGLGGPVGKAPEIVAVMMLEHGEHGYAASGYVANAVNFFLSRKYGLPFERYPTPRERLKHDLPVDWAWLFSEVEDPPEAQP